The following coding sequences are from one Triticum dicoccoides isolate Atlit2015 ecotype Zavitan chromosome 4A, WEW_v2.0, whole genome shotgun sequence window:
- the LOC119285959 gene encoding uncharacterized protein LOC119285959 isoform X3 has product MEVLSGSTNIIQLACFSWKRNEDVKLKSSPGLTSFLDNCVAKYEVFLYFRIRSCAKANSGKPSWTPDQPGQSRHELKRAERRRRILGMTEASTTTSKVHISSH; this is encoded by the exons ATGGAGGTCCTCTCAG GGAGTACTAATATTATTCAGTTAGCATGCTTTTCGTGGAAGAGGAATGAGGATGTAAAG TTGAAGAGCTCCCCAGGCTTAACATCTTTCTTGGATAATTGCGTTGCTAAATATGAAG TGTTTCTCTACTTCAGGATTCGCTCATGTGCCAAAGCCAACTCGGGGAAGCCTTCCTGGACTCCTGATCAACCAGGACAATCACGACACG AGCTTAAGCGAGCGGAACGTCGAAGGAGGATCTTGGGGATGACGGAGGCGTCAACAACAACCTCAAAG GTTCATATATCATCGCACTGA
- the LOC119285959 gene encoding uncharacterized protein LOC119285959 isoform X2, with product MEVLSGSTNIIQLACFSWKRNEDVKLKSSPGLTSFLDNCVAKYEVFLYFRIRSCAKANSGKPSWTPDQPGQSRHELKRAERRRRILGMTEASTTTSKVYNYINNQKAQRS from the exons ATGGAGGTCCTCTCAG GGAGTACTAATATTATTCAGTTAGCATGCTTTTCGTGGAAGAGGAATGAGGATGTAAAG TTGAAGAGCTCCCCAGGCTTAACATCTTTCTTGGATAATTGCGTTGCTAAATATGAAG TGTTTCTCTACTTCAGGATTCGCTCATGTGCCAAAGCCAACTCGGGGAAGCCTTCCTGGACTCCTGATCAACCAGGACAATCACGACACG AGCTTAAGCGAGCGGAACGTCGAAGGAGGATCTTGGGGATGACGGAGGCGTCAACAACAACCTCAAAG GTATATAATTATATCAACAACCAAAAAGCTCAACGGTCCTGA
- the LOC119285959 gene encoding uncharacterized protein LOC119285959 isoform X4, giving the protein MEVLSGSTNIIQLACFSWKRNEDVKLKSSPGLTSFLDNCVAKYEGFAHVPKPTRGSLPGLLINQDNHDTSLSERNVEGGSWG; this is encoded by the exons ATGGAGGTCCTCTCAG GGAGTACTAATATTATTCAGTTAGCATGCTTTTCGTGGAAGAGGAATGAGGATGTAAAG TTGAAGAGCTCCCCAGGCTTAACATCTTTCTTGGATAATTGCGTTGCTAAATATGAAG GATTCGCTCATGTGCCAAAGCCAACTCGGGGAAGCCTTCCTGGACTCCTGATCAACCAGGACAATCACGACACG AGCTTAAGCGAGCGGAACGTCGAAGGAGGATCTTGGGGATGA
- the LOC119285959 gene encoding uncharacterized protein LOC119285959 isoform X1, with amino-acid sequence MEVLSGSTNIIQLACFSWKRNEDVKLKSSPGLTSFLDNCVAKYEVFLYFRIRSCAKANSGKPSWTPDQPGQSRHELKRAERRRRILGMTEASTTTSKARYIAFMSLCFLLYATMSVLRPYIRWEQRKLNLLMFRIWTICLIRYVCTGDAEHCSRHCGFRCEEYNLACRVQATLLCLFCLVIT; translated from the exons ATGGAGGTCCTCTCAG GGAGTACTAATATTATTCAGTTAGCATGCTTTTCGTGGAAGAGGAATGAGGATGTAAAG TTGAAGAGCTCCCCAGGCTTAACATCTTTCTTGGATAATTGCGTTGCTAAATATGAAG TGTTTCTCTACTTCAGGATTCGCTCATGTGCCAAAGCCAACTCGGGGAAGCCTTCCTGGACTCCTGATCAACCAGGACAATCACGACACG AGCTTAAGCGAGCGGAACGTCGAAGGAGGATCTTGGGGATGACGGAGGCGTCAACAACAACCTCAAAGGCAAGATATATTGCTTTCATGTCTCTGTGTTTCTTACTTTATGCAACTATGTCGGTATTAAGGCCGTATATTCGATGGGAGCAACGAAAACTGAACTTGTTAATGTTTAGAATTTGGACGATCTGTTTGATACGATACGTCTGCACTGGTGATGCCGAACATTGTTCAAGACACTGTGGGTTCAGATGTGAGGAATACAATTTGGCTTGCAGGGTTCAGGCTACTCtcttgtgcttgttttgccttgtGATTACTTGA